The proteins below are encoded in one region of Bifidobacterium dentium JCM 1195 = DSM 20436:
- a CDS encoding diaminopimelate decarboxylase family protein, producing MPITPIWPAGSAVNDNGEITFHGRTAESLLDEFGSPLYVIDTDEVRARASKFVTSAGNAFNNTVTHVSFAGKALLSKEICRIVTEAGMLIDTCTMGEMRIALAAGVPGRRLVLHGNNKSDEEIALAIEQGFAKIVVDEPNEPARIADIAKRLGKRARVMLRVTSGIHAGGHEFVSTAHEDQKFGVALLPVDADASKLSVLDDLTDVTPAGSNARLGEQSGEAGSDRALRYDIKYPYDMSHEKVSEGDRKLAEAMTMVADGPALAVLKDIQRHQDVLELVGVHSHIGSNIHDADAFIQAAKRMMLLRKTFYATDAYTLPEVDLGGGYSVAYTDGEDSMDIDVELGRLADAVTTVNRALGMPAPVISFEPGRWTVAPTGVTLYRVGTVKPVRLNGDATDKAGNPVHERVYVSVDGGMSDNIRPALYGSDYTARLANRKGSDDTKLCRVVGMHCESGDIVVNEVRLPADITRGDILAVPVTGAYGRTMASNYNQALIPAVVGIGETDAHVMIRRQSIDDLLSWDVSR from the coding sequence ATGCCCATCACCCCGATTTGGCCGGCCGGGTCGGCCGTGAACGACAACGGTGAAATCACCTTCCACGGTCGCACCGCCGAAAGCCTGCTCGACGAATTCGGCTCGCCGCTCTACGTCATCGACACCGATGAAGTGCGTGCGCGCGCCTCGAAATTCGTAACATCCGCAGGCAATGCGTTCAACAACACCGTCACGCACGTAAGCTTCGCCGGCAAGGCATTGCTGTCCAAGGAGATCTGCCGCATCGTCACCGAAGCGGGCATGCTCATCGACACCTGCACCATGGGCGAGATGCGCATCGCGCTCGCCGCAGGCGTTCCGGGCCGTAGGCTCGTATTGCACGGCAACAACAAATCCGATGAGGAAATCGCGCTCGCCATCGAACAGGGATTCGCCAAAATCGTGGTGGACGAGCCGAACGAGCCCGCTCGCATCGCCGACATCGCCAAACGTCTTGGCAAGCGAGCACGGGTGATGCTGCGCGTCACCTCCGGCATCCATGCGGGCGGTCACGAATTCGTTTCGACCGCGCACGAGGATCAGAAATTCGGCGTGGCGTTGCTGCCGGTGGACGCCGACGCGAGCAAGCTGAGCGTGCTGGACGATCTGACCGACGTGACTCCGGCAGGAAGCAATGCAAGGCTGGGGGAGCAGTCGGGCGAGGCCGGTTCCGACCGTGCCCTGCGGTATGACATCAAATACCCGTATGATATGAGCCACGAGAAGGTTTCGGAAGGCGATCGCAAACTTGCCGAAGCCATGACCATGGTGGCCGACGGACCGGCGCTCGCCGTGCTGAAGGATATCCAACGCCATCAGGACGTACTTGAACTGGTCGGCGTGCACTCGCATATCGGCTCCAACATTCATGATGCGGATGCCTTCATTCAAGCCGCGAAACGCATGATGCTCCTACGCAAGACCTTCTACGCCACCGATGCGTACACGTTGCCGGAGGTCGATCTGGGCGGCGGCTATTCCGTGGCCTACACCGATGGCGAGGATTCCATGGACATCGACGTGGAACTCGGCCGTCTTGCCGACGCGGTCACCACCGTGAACCGTGCGCTCGGCATGCCCGCCCCGGTCATCTCCTTCGAACCGGGTCGTTGGACGGTCGCGCCGACCGGCGTGACGCTCTACCGTGTGGGCACCGTCAAACCGGTGCGGCTGAATGGCGACGCTACCGACAAGGCCGGCAATCCGGTGCATGAACGTGTGTACGTATCCGTCGACGGCGGCATGAGCGACAACATTCGTCCCGCCCTGTACGGCTCCGACTACACCGCACGGCTTGCCAACCGTAAGGGTTCGGACGACACCAAACTGTGCCGTGTGGTGGGCATGCACTGCGAATCCGGCGACATCGTCGTGAACGAAGTGCGGCTGCCGGCCGACATCACGCGCGGCGACATCCTCGCGGTGCCGGTCACCGGCGCGTATGGGCGCACCATGGCCAGCAACTACAATCAGGCGTTGATTCCGGCGGTCGTCGGCATCGGCGAGACCGATGCGCATG
- the argS gene encoding arginine--tRNA ligase, with the protein MSPEALSELISKIAHALVAAGKAGTLTDELIPPVSKLTVMRPKDRAHGDWASNAAMQLAKKAGMKPHDLAELFAAELAQSDGIKSVEVAGPGFINIVLDSASAAAVVDAVLEAGNAYGKNDHLGGETLNLEFVSANPTGPIHIGGTRWAAVGDSMARVLEANGAKVVREYYFNDHGEQINRFAKSLVAAAHGEETPIDGYKGAYIDEIAQRVIDEAKSDGIDILDLPRIDGGKDDKGEPLGEGDSEQREEFRKRAVPMMFDEIRRSMKNFRVNFDVWFHENSLYSNGEVDKAIADLRERGDIYEKDGATWFESTKHGDDKDRVIIKSDGNYAYFAADIAYYRNKRHREADPADVAIYMLGADHHGYIGRMMAMCAAFGDEPGRNMQILIGQLVNVMKDGKAVRMSKRAGNVVTIDDLTEAIGVDASRYSLARTDYNSPVDIDLNLLASHSNENPVYYVQYAHARSCNVDRNAAAAGITYDGADVSLLDTVADGEVLAALAQWPALLREAGDLRAPHRVAHYLEDLAATYHKWYNVERVVPMALTDPEARGEDAEAVRIAKAPEPARAAARLKLNDAVRTVIAEGLDLLGVTAPDRM; encoded by the coding sequence ATGAGCCCAGAAGCGTTAAGTGAACTGATTTCCAAGATTGCCCATGCTCTCGTTGCCGCCGGTAAGGCAGGCACCCTGACCGACGAGCTGATCCCCCCGGTGTCCAAGCTCACCGTGATGCGCCCGAAGGACCGCGCACACGGCGACTGGGCCTCCAATGCGGCCATGCAGCTGGCTAAAAAAGCCGGTATGAAACCTCACGATCTGGCTGAGCTGTTCGCGGCCGAACTGGCCCAGTCCGACGGTATCAAGTCCGTGGAAGTGGCCGGTCCCGGCTTCATCAACATCGTGCTCGACTCCGCTTCCGCAGCGGCCGTGGTCGATGCCGTGCTTGAGGCAGGCAACGCCTACGGCAAGAACGACCATCTCGGCGGTGAGACCCTGAATCTCGAATTCGTCTCCGCCAACCCGACCGGCCCCATCCATATCGGCGGCACTCGCTGGGCCGCCGTCGGCGACTCCATGGCCCGCGTGCTCGAAGCCAATGGCGCCAAGGTCGTGCGCGAATACTACTTCAATGACCATGGCGAGCAGATCAACCGTTTCGCCAAATCCCTCGTGGCGGCCGCCCACGGCGAAGAGACCCCGATCGACGGCTACAAGGGTGCCTATATCGATGAAATCGCGCAGCGCGTCATCGATGAAGCCAAGTCCGACGGCATCGACATCCTCGATCTGCCGCGCATCGACGGCGGCAAGGACGACAAGGGCGAACCGCTCGGCGAAGGTGACTCCGAACAGCGTGAGGAATTCCGCAAGCGCGCAGTGCCGATGATGTTCGACGAAATCCGCAGATCCATGAAGAACTTCCGCGTGAACTTCGACGTGTGGTTCCACGAGAACAGCCTGTACTCGAACGGCGAGGTCGACAAGGCCATCGCCGACCTGCGCGAACGCGGCGACATCTACGAAAAGGACGGCGCCACCTGGTTCGAATCCACCAAGCATGGCGACGACAAGGATCGTGTAATCATCAAGTCCGACGGCAACTACGCCTACTTCGCCGCCGACATCGCCTACTATCGCAACAAGCGCCATCGCGAAGCCGATCCGGCGGACGTGGCCATCTACATGCTCGGCGCCGACCACCACGGCTACATCGGCCGCATGATGGCCATGTGCGCCGCATTCGGTGACGAACCGGGCAGGAACATGCAGATTCTCATCGGCCAGCTCGTCAACGTGATGAAGGACGGCAAGGCCGTACGTATGTCGAAGCGCGCCGGCAACGTCGTGACCATCGACGATCTGACCGAGGCCATCGGTGTGGACGCCTCCCGCTACTCGCTGGCCCGCACCGACTACAACTCCCCGGTCGACATCGACCTGAACCTGCTTGCATCGCATTCCAACGAAAATCCGGTGTACTACGTGCAATATGCGCATGCCCGTTCCTGCAACGTGGACCGCAACGCGGCCGCGGCCGGCATCACCTACGATGGCGCCGACGTGAGCCTGCTCGACACCGTGGCCGATGGCGAAGTGCTCGCCGCCTTGGCCCAGTGGCCGGCCCTGCTTCGGGAAGCCGGCGATCTGCGCGCGCCGCACCGCGTGGCCCACTACCTTGAGGACCTTGCCGCCACCTACCACAAGTGGTACAACGTGGAACGCGTGGTGCCGATGGCACTCACCGACCCGGAAGCCCGCGGAGAGGACGCCGAGGCCGTGCGCATCGCCAAGGCTCCGGAACCGGCTCGCGCCGCCGCACGCCTGAAGCTCAACGACGCCGTCCGGACCGTAATCGCCGAAGGTCTTGACCTACTCGGCGTCACCGCCCCCGACAGGATGTGA
- a CDS encoding amino acid permease, producing MTMQSGSGDETAVEREQGGLERKMETRHLTMISLGGVIGTGLFLSSGYTIHQAGPLGAIIAYGIGSVLVYFIMLSLGELSVAMPYAGSFHLYAKRFIGPGTAFTIAVLYWLNWAVALASEFTAAGLLMQRWFPRSPAWAWSAMFIAVVLLLNVLSVRLYGESEFWFASIKVFAIIAFIVIGLLAIFGVIPIAGYTHAPLFGNYSADGWLPNGVLPIFSTLLTVVFAFSGTEVVGVAAGETKDPSKAIPKAVHTTVLRLAIFFIGSIAVMAALIPWHKSGVDTSPFVLVFQSIGMPFAGDVMNFVVLTAVLSAANSGLYVCSRMVWSLAREGMIPRVLGRTNFHGVPVFAVMFSMAGSLLALLSSVVAASTVYLALVAVSGLATLVVWASVSVCHIRFRRQWLAEGHAVDELRYRAPGYPFVPIAAIVMCVGALALVVLDPSQRSTLLYMIPFVALCYAGYYLKTRFDSSDSD from the coding sequence ATGACCATGCAGTCCGGAAGCGGCGATGAAACCGCGGTCGAACGCGAGCAGGGCGGGCTCGAACGCAAGATGGAGACCCGCCATCTGACCATGATCTCGCTGGGCGGCGTAATCGGCACGGGCCTGTTCCTGAGCTCCGGCTACACGATTCATCAGGCGGGGCCGCTTGGCGCGATCATCGCATACGGCATCGGCTCCGTGCTCGTATATTTCATCATGCTCAGCCTCGGCGAACTGTCGGTGGCCATGCCGTATGCCGGCAGCTTCCACCTGTATGCGAAGCGGTTCATCGGCCCCGGCACCGCCTTCACCATCGCCGTACTGTACTGGCTCAATTGGGCGGTGGCGCTCGCTTCGGAATTCACCGCCGCCGGCCTGTTGATGCAACGGTGGTTTCCGCGTTCTCCCGCTTGGGCATGGTCGGCCATGTTCATCGCGGTCGTCTTGTTGCTCAACGTACTGTCGGTACGGTTGTATGGTGAATCGGAATTCTGGTTCGCGTCGATCAAGGTCTTCGCGATCATTGCGTTCATCGTGATCGGTTTGCTGGCGATATTCGGCGTGATTCCGATTGCCGGCTATACGCATGCGCCGTTGTTCGGGAACTATTCCGCCGACGGATGGCTGCCGAACGGTGTGCTGCCGATTTTCTCGACGCTGCTGACGGTTGTGTTCGCGTTTTCGGGAACCGAAGTCGTCGGTGTTGCGGCCGGAGAGACGAAAGATCCGTCGAAGGCGATTCCGAAGGCCGTGCATACGACGGTGTTGCGTCTGGCGATTTTCTTCATCGGCTCGATTGCGGTGATGGCCGCGTTGATTCCGTGGCACAAGTCGGGTGTCGACACCAGTCCGTTCGTGCTGGTGTTCCAGTCGATAGGCATGCCGTTTGCCGGTGACGTAATGAATTTCGTGGTGTTGACGGCCGTGCTGTCCGCTGCGAATTCCGGTCTGTATGTGTGTTCGCGCATGGTGTGGTCTCTGGCCAGGGAGGGCATGATTCCACGTGTGCTGGGCAGAACGAACTTCCATGGCGTGCCGGTGTTCGCGGTGATGTTCAGCATGGCGGGAAGCCTGCTGGCGCTGCTTTCCTCCGTAGTGGCCGCCTCCACCGTGTATCTGGCGTTGGTAGCCGTGTCGGGTCTGGCTACGCTGGTGGTGTGGGCGTCGGTATCCGTGTGCCATATTCGCTTCCGCCGTCAATGGCTGGCGGAAGGGCATGCGGTTGACGAACTCAGGTACCGGGCGCCCGGCTATCCGTTCGTGCCGATCGCCGCGATCGTGATGTGCGTCGGGGCTCTGGCATTGGTCGTACTCGACCCCTCCCAGCGTTCCACGCTACTGTACATGATTCCGTTTGTGGCCCTCTGCTATGCCGGCTACTACCTCAAGACCAGATTCGATTCCTCCGATTCCGACTAG
- a CDS encoding Rid family detoxifying hydrolase, with amino-acid sequence MSEKMEAVATSEAPAALGAYSQAVKANGFVFVSGQLGIDPTTGELAGDTAGEQAAQALKNIKHILDTAGTGIEHVCRATIYLKDVEDFKEVDAVYAQAFIGSVKPARVAFGNNMIPKGALVEIDAIAVL; translated from the coding sequence ATGAGCGAGAAGATGGAAGCGGTGGCGACTTCCGAAGCGCCTGCCGCCCTGGGAGCATACAGCCAGGCAGTCAAGGCCAATGGATTCGTATTCGTCTCCGGTCAGCTGGGCATCGATCCGACCACTGGCGAACTGGCGGGTGACACCGCGGGCGAGCAGGCAGCACAGGCCCTGAAGAACATCAAGCACATTCTCGACACTGCCGGAACCGGCATCGAACATGTGTGCCGCGCCACCATCTACCTGAAGGACGTCGAGGACTTCAAAGAGGTCGACGCCGTTTATGCGCAGGCGTTCATCGGCTCCGTGAAGCCGGCACGAGTCGCCTTCGGCAACAATATGATTCCGAAGGGCGCTCTTGTTGAGATCGACGCCATCGCGGTTCTCTGA